A genomic stretch from Mercenaria mercenaria strain notata unplaced genomic scaffold, MADL_Memer_1 contig_2795, whole genome shotgun sequence includes:
- the LOC128552428 gene encoding uncharacterized protein LOC128552428, giving the protein MLPRSYQQRWLQIATDLNTAMITQFQRYYFAETDDNQDTADDTRLHIFVDASIQSYGATAYICRRNHSSLVMAKNRVAPLKPLTLPKLEHMAAVIGARLSQHLRKALGIEKIDYWSDSQIVLHWLSNPENTNRFIRRRFEEIKNQTGTGSWRYCPTQNNPADLLTRGISASQY; this is encoded by the coding sequence ATGCTACCAAGATCCTACCAACAGAGGTGGTTACAGATAGCAACAGACTTGAACACAGCAATGATAACCCAATTCCAGAGATATTACTTTGCCGAAACAGACGACAATCAAGATACAGCAGACGACACAAGACTTCATATATTCGTCGACGCAAGTATTCAGTCCTACGGTGCAACAGCCTATATTTGCAGAAGAAATCACTCATCATTAGTAATGGCTAAGAACAGAGTCGCACCATTGAAACCCCTCACCCTACCAAAACTTGAACATATGGCGGCTGTAATAGGAGCTCGACTTTCCCAACATCTACGAAAAGCACTAGGAATAGAAAAGATAGATTACTGGTCAGATAGCCAGATAGTTTTACACTGGTTGAGTAACCCGGAAAACACCAACCGATTTATACGGAGACggtttgaagaaataaaaaatcagACCGGAACCGGAAGTTGGCGATATTGTCCCACACAGAACAATCCCGCAGATCTACTTACCCGTGGAATATCGGCAAGCCAATACTAA